A single window of Lonchura striata isolate bLonStr1 chromosome 20, bLonStr1.mat, whole genome shotgun sequence DNA harbors:
- the GIT1 gene encoding ARF GTPase-activating protein GIT1 isoform X2 encodes MSRKAPRAEVCADCSAPDPGWASINRGVLICDECCSVHRSLGRHISIVKHLRHSPWPATLLQMVHTLASNGANSIWEHSLLDPAQVQSGRRKANPQDKVHPTKSEFIRAKYQMLAFVHKLPCRDDDGVTAKDLSKQLHSSVRTGNLETCLRLLSLGAQANFFHPEKGTTPLHVAAKAGQILQAELLVVYGADPGAPDVNGRTPIDYARQAAQHELAERLVECQYELTDRLAFYLCGRKPDHKNGHYIIPQMADRVRPKCMAQSLDLSELAKAAKKKLQALSNRLFEELAMDVYDEVDRRENDAVWLTTQNHSTLVTERSAVPFLPVNPEYSATRNQGRQKLARFNAREFATLLIDILGEAKRRQQGKSLLSPTDALDYSLRSQSDLDDQHDYDSVASDEDTDQELLRNASRNNRARSMDSSDLSDGPITLQEYLEVKKALAASEAKVQQLMKVNNSLSDELRRLQREIHKLQAENTQIRQQTGPAHPTPAPSERPEHGHPPGTAPPHRRDRQAFSMYEPGSALKPFGQPVEELVTRLQPFSPSIRKGPSASSVPFPPSSPLLSCPPDGARHMSKLDRHGSGTDSDYDNTQAGEVLISMEGKRYVELSKDEDFPHELDPLDGELDPGLPSTEDVILKTEQVTKNIQELLRAAQESKHDSFVPCSEKIHSAVTEMASLFPKKPALETVRSSLRLLNASAYRLQSECRKTVPPEPGATVDYQLLTQQVIQCAYDIAKAAKQLVTITTREKKQ; translated from the exons ATGTCCCGGAAGGCGCCGCGGGCAGAGGTGTGCGCCGACTGCAGCGCCCCAG ACCCTGGCTGGGCGTCGATCAACCGCGGGGTGCTCATCTGcgacgagtgctgcagcgtgcaCCGCAGCCTGGGCCGCCACATCTCCATCGTCAAGCACCTGCGCCACAGCCCCTGGCCCGCCACCCTGCTccag ATGGTGCACACCTTGGCGAGCAACGGGGCCAACTCCATCTGGGAGCACTCGCTGCTGGATCCAGCGCAGGTGCAGAGCGGGCGCCGGAAGGCAAACCCCCAGGACAAAGTGCA CCCCACCAAGTCGGAGTTCATCCGTGCCAAGTACCAGATGCTGGCCTTCGTCCACAAGCTGCCCTGCCGGGATGATGACGGTGTCACTGCCAAGGACCTCAGCAAG CAATTGCACTCGAGCGTGCGGACGGGTAACCTGGAGACCTGCTTGCGCCTGCTCTCGCTGGGTGCCCAGGCCAACTTCTTCCACCCG GAGAAGGGCACCACACCGCTACACGTGGCCGCCAAGGCCGGGCAGatcctgcaggcagagctgctggtggtCTACGGTGCCGACCCTGGGGCGCCCGATGTGAACGGCCGGACGCCCATTGACTATGCCAG GCAGGCAGCCCAGCACGAGCTGGCGGAGCGGCTGGTGGAGTGCCAGTACGAGCTGACCGACCGGCTGGCCTTCTACCTCTGCGGCAGGAAGCCGG ACCACAAGAACGGGCACTACATCATCCCGCAGATGGCTGACAG GGTGCGCCCAAAGTGCATGGCACAGAG CCTGGACCTCTCTGAACTGGCCAAGGCAGCCAAGAAGAAGCTGCAGGCG ctcagcaacCGGCTCTTCGAGGAGCTGGCCATGGACGTGTACGACGAGGTGGACCGTCGGGAGAACGACGCGG TGTGGCTGACGACGCAGAACCACAGCACGCTGGTGACAGAGCGCAGCGCCGTCCCCTTCCTCCCCGTCAACCCCGAGTACTCAGCCACGCGCAACCAG ggcCGGCAAAAACTGGCCAGGTTCAATGCTAGGGAGTTTGCCACTTTGCTCATCGACATCCTTGGGGAAGCCAAGCGCCGGCAGCAAGGGAAGAGTCTGCTCAGCCCCACAG acgCCCTCGACTACTCGCTGCGGAGCCAGAGTGACCTGGACGATCAGCACGACTACGACAGCGTCGCCTCTGACGAGGACACGGACCAGGAGCTGCTGCGCAACGCCTCCCGCAACAACCGTGCCAGG agcatGGACTCCTCCGACCTGTCGGATGGCCCCATCACGCTGCAGGAGTACCTGGAGGTGAAGAAGGCTCTGGCTGCCTCTGAGgccaaggtgcagcagctgatGAAGGTGAACAACAGCCTGAGCGATGAGCTGCGCCGGCTGCAGCGCGAG ATCCACAAGCTGCAGGCAGAGAACACGCAGATCCGGCAGCAGACTGGTCCTGCACATCCAACCCCGGCCCCCAGCGAGCGGCCAGAGCACGGGCAccccccgggcacggccccccCGCACCGCCGGGACCGCCAGGCCTTCTCCATGTACGAGCCGGGCTCGGCGCTGAAACCCTTCGGGCAGCCAGTGGAGGAGCTGGTGACCCGGCTCCAGCCCTTCAGCCCCAGC ATCCGGAAAGGTCCATCTGCCTCCTCGGTGCCCTTCCCTCCATCCTCCCCGCTGCTCTCCTGCCCGCCTGATGGTGCCCGACACATG aGCAAGCTGGACCGGCATGGGAGCGGCACTGACAGTGACTACGACAACACACAGGCTGGTGAGGTTCTGATCAG CATGGAGGGGAAGCGGTATGTGGAGCTGAGCAAGGATGAGGATTTCCCCCACGAGCTGGACCCGCTGGACGGGGAGCTGGACCCTggcctgcccagcacagaggaTGTCATCCTCAAAACTGAGCAGGTCACCAAGAacatccaggagctgctgcgggCAGCACAAGAGTCCAAGCATGATAG CTTTGTGCCCTGCTCAGAGAAGATCCACTCGGCTGTGACAGAGATGGCATCACTCTTCCCTAAG AAACCAGCACTGGAGACGGTGCGGAGCTCCCTGCGGCTGCTCAACGCCAGCGCCTACCGACTGCAGAGCGAGTGCCGCAAGACTGTGCCCCCTGAGCCCGGCGCCACCGTGGACTACCAGCTCCTCACCCAGCAGGTCATCCAGTGTGCCTACGACATCGCCAAGGCCGCCAAGCAGCTGGTCACCATCACCACGCGTGAGAAGAAGCAGTGA
- the GIT1 gene encoding ARF GTPase-activating protein GIT1 isoform X4: MSRKAPRAEVCADCSAPDPGWASINRGVLICDECCSVHRSLGRHISIVKHLRHSPWPATLLQMVHTLASNGANSIWEHSLLDPAQVQSGRRKANPQDKVHPTKSEFIRAKYQMLAFVHKLPCRDDDGVTAKDLSKQLHSSVRTGNLETCLRLLSLGAQANFFHPEKGTTPLHVAAKAGQILQAELLVVYGADPGAPDVNGRTPIDYARQAAQHELAERLVECQYELTDRLAFYLCGRKPDHKNGHYIIPQMADRVRPKCMAQSLDLSELAKAAKKKLQALSNRLFEELAMDVYDEVDRRENDAVWLTTQNHSTLVTERSAVPFLPVNPEYSATRNQGRQKLARFNAREFATLLIDILGEAKRRQQGKSLLSPTDALDYSLRSQSDLDDQHDYDSVASDEDTDQELLRNASRNNRARSMDSSDLSDGPITLQEYLEVKKALAASEAKVQQLMKVNNSLSDELRRLQREIHKLQAENTQIRQQTGPAHPTPAPSERPEHGHPPGTAPPHRRDRQAFSMYEPGSALKPFGQPVEELVTRLQPFSPSEVEDEALYSMHIPASVYRIRKGPSASSVPFPPSSPLLSCPPDGARHMSKLDRHGSGTDSDYDNTQAGEVLISMEGKRYVELSKDEDFPHELDPLDGELDPGLPSTEDVILKTEQVTKNIQELLRAAQESKHDSFVPCSEKIHSAVTEMASLFPKKPALETVRSSLRLLNASAYRLQSECRKTVPPEPGATVDYQLLTQQVIQCAYDIAKAAKQLVTITTREKKQ, encoded by the exons ATGTCCCGGAAGGCGCCGCGGGCAGAGGTGTGCGCCGACTGCAGCGCCCCAG ACCCTGGCTGGGCGTCGATCAACCGCGGGGTGCTCATCTGcgacgagtgctgcagcgtgcaCCGCAGCCTGGGCCGCCACATCTCCATCGTCAAGCACCTGCGCCACAGCCCCTGGCCCGCCACCCTGCTccag ATGGTGCACACCTTGGCGAGCAACGGGGCCAACTCCATCTGGGAGCACTCGCTGCTGGATCCAGCGCAGGTGCAGAGCGGGCGCCGGAAGGCAAACCCCCAGGACAAAGTGCA CCCCACCAAGTCGGAGTTCATCCGTGCCAAGTACCAGATGCTGGCCTTCGTCCACAAGCTGCCCTGCCGGGATGATGACGGTGTCACTGCCAAGGACCTCAGCAAG CAATTGCACTCGAGCGTGCGGACGGGTAACCTGGAGACCTGCTTGCGCCTGCTCTCGCTGGGTGCCCAGGCCAACTTCTTCCACCCG GAGAAGGGCACCACACCGCTACACGTGGCCGCCAAGGCCGGGCAGatcctgcaggcagagctgctggtggtCTACGGTGCCGACCCTGGGGCGCCCGATGTGAACGGCCGGACGCCCATTGACTATGCCAG GCAGGCAGCCCAGCACGAGCTGGCGGAGCGGCTGGTGGAGTGCCAGTACGAGCTGACCGACCGGCTGGCCTTCTACCTCTGCGGCAGGAAGCCGG ACCACAAGAACGGGCACTACATCATCCCGCAGATGGCTGACAG GGTGCGCCCAAAGTGCATGGCACAGAG CCTGGACCTCTCTGAACTGGCCAAGGCAGCCAAGAAGAAGCTGCAGGCG ctcagcaacCGGCTCTTCGAGGAGCTGGCCATGGACGTGTACGACGAGGTGGACCGTCGGGAGAACGACGCGG TGTGGCTGACGACGCAGAACCACAGCACGCTGGTGACAGAGCGCAGCGCCGTCCCCTTCCTCCCCGTCAACCCCGAGTACTCAGCCACGCGCAACCAG ggcCGGCAAAAACTGGCCAGGTTCAATGCTAGGGAGTTTGCCACTTTGCTCATCGACATCCTTGGGGAAGCCAAGCGCCGGCAGCAAGGGAAGAGTCTGCTCAGCCCCACAG acgCCCTCGACTACTCGCTGCGGAGCCAGAGTGACCTGGACGATCAGCACGACTACGACAGCGTCGCCTCTGACGAGGACACGGACCAGGAGCTGCTGCGCAACGCCTCCCGCAACAACCGTGCCAGG agcatGGACTCCTCCGACCTGTCGGATGGCCCCATCACGCTGCAGGAGTACCTGGAGGTGAAGAAGGCTCTGGCTGCCTCTGAGgccaaggtgcagcagctgatGAAGGTGAACAACAGCCTGAGCGATGAGCTGCGCCGGCTGCAGCGCGAG ATCCACAAGCTGCAGGCAGAGAACACGCAGATCCGGCAGCAGACTGGTCCTGCACATCCAACCCCGGCCCCCAGCGAGCGGCCAGAGCACGGGCAccccccgggcacggccccccCGCACCGCCGGGACCGCCAGGCCTTCTCCATGTACGAGCCGGGCTCGGCGCTGAAACCCTTCGGGCAGCCAGTGGAGGAGCTGGTGACCCGGCTCCAGCCCTTCAGCCCCAGC gaggtggaggacgaggctCTGTACTCCATGCACATCCCAGCCAGCGTGTACCGG ATCCGGAAAGGTCCATCTGCCTCCTCGGTGCCCTTCCCTCCATCCTCCCCGCTGCTCTCCTGCCCGCCTGATGGTGCCCGACACATG aGCAAGCTGGACCGGCATGGGAGCGGCACTGACAGTGACTACGACAACACACAGGCTGGTGAGGTTCTGATCAG CATGGAGGGGAAGCGGTATGTGGAGCTGAGCAAGGATGAGGATTTCCCCCACGAGCTGGACCCGCTGGACGGGGAGCTGGACCCTggcctgcccagcacagaggaTGTCATCCTCAAAACTGAGCAGGTCACCAAGAacatccaggagctgctgcgggCAGCACAAGAGTCCAAGCATGATAG CTTTGTGCCCTGCTCAGAGAAGATCCACTCGGCTGTGACAGAGATGGCATCACTCTTCCCTAAG AAACCAGCACTGGAGACGGTGCGGAGCTCCCTGCGGCTGCTCAACGCCAGCGCCTACCGACTGCAGAGCGAGTGCCGCAAGACTGTGCCCCCTGAGCCCGGCGCCACCGTGGACTACCAGCTCCTCACCCAGCAGGTCATCCAGTGTGCCTACGACATCGCCAAGGCCGCCAAGCAGCTGGTCACCATCACCACGCGTGAGAAGAAGCAGTGA
- the GIT1 gene encoding ARF GTPase-activating protein GIT1 isoform X1, with product MSRKAPRAEVCADCSAPDPGWASINRGVLICDECCSVHRSLGRHISIVKHLRHSPWPATLLQMVHTLASNGANSIWEHSLLDPAQVQSGRRKANPQDKVHPTKSEFIRAKYQMLAFVHKLPCRDDDGVTAKDLSKQLHSSVRTGNLETCLRLLSLGAQANFFHPEKGTTPLHVAAKAGQILQAELLVVYGADPGAPDVNGRTPIDYARQAAQHELAERLVECQYELTDRLAFYLCGRKPDHKNGHYIIPQMADSLDLSELAKAAKKKLQALSNRLFEELAMDVYDEVDRRENDAVWLTTQNHSTLVTERSAVPFLPVNPEYSATRNQGRQKLARFNAREFATLLIDILGEAKRRQQGKSLLSPTDALDYSLRSQSDLDDQHDYDSVASDEDTDQELLRNASRNNRARSMDSSDLSDGPITLQEYLEVKKALAASEAKVQQLMKVNNSLSDELRRLQREIHKLQAENTQIRQQTGPAHPTPAPSERPEHGHPPGTAPPHRRDRQAFSMYEPGSALKPFGQPVEELVTRLQPFSPSEVEDEALYSMHIPASVYRIRKGPSASSVPFPPSSPLLSCPPDGARHMSKLDRHGSGTDSDYDNTQAGEVLISMEGKRYVELSKDEDFPHELDPLDGELDPGLPSTEDVILKTEQVTKNIQELLRAAQESKHDSFVPCSEKIHSAVTEMASLFPKKPALETVRSSLRLLNASAYRLQSECRKTVPPEPGATVDYQLLTQQVIQCAYDIAKAAKQLVTITTREKKQ from the exons ATGTCCCGGAAGGCGCCGCGGGCAGAGGTGTGCGCCGACTGCAGCGCCCCAG ACCCTGGCTGGGCGTCGATCAACCGCGGGGTGCTCATCTGcgacgagtgctgcagcgtgcaCCGCAGCCTGGGCCGCCACATCTCCATCGTCAAGCACCTGCGCCACAGCCCCTGGCCCGCCACCCTGCTccag ATGGTGCACACCTTGGCGAGCAACGGGGCCAACTCCATCTGGGAGCACTCGCTGCTGGATCCAGCGCAGGTGCAGAGCGGGCGCCGGAAGGCAAACCCCCAGGACAAAGTGCA CCCCACCAAGTCGGAGTTCATCCGTGCCAAGTACCAGATGCTGGCCTTCGTCCACAAGCTGCCCTGCCGGGATGATGACGGTGTCACTGCCAAGGACCTCAGCAAG CAATTGCACTCGAGCGTGCGGACGGGTAACCTGGAGACCTGCTTGCGCCTGCTCTCGCTGGGTGCCCAGGCCAACTTCTTCCACCCG GAGAAGGGCACCACACCGCTACACGTGGCCGCCAAGGCCGGGCAGatcctgcaggcagagctgctggtggtCTACGGTGCCGACCCTGGGGCGCCCGATGTGAACGGCCGGACGCCCATTGACTATGCCAG GCAGGCAGCCCAGCACGAGCTGGCGGAGCGGCTGGTGGAGTGCCAGTACGAGCTGACCGACCGGCTGGCCTTCTACCTCTGCGGCAGGAAGCCGG ACCACAAGAACGGGCACTACATCATCCCGCAGATGGCTGACAG CCTGGACCTCTCTGAACTGGCCAAGGCAGCCAAGAAGAAGCTGCAGGCG ctcagcaacCGGCTCTTCGAGGAGCTGGCCATGGACGTGTACGACGAGGTGGACCGTCGGGAGAACGACGCGG TGTGGCTGACGACGCAGAACCACAGCACGCTGGTGACAGAGCGCAGCGCCGTCCCCTTCCTCCCCGTCAACCCCGAGTACTCAGCCACGCGCAACCAG ggcCGGCAAAAACTGGCCAGGTTCAATGCTAGGGAGTTTGCCACTTTGCTCATCGACATCCTTGGGGAAGCCAAGCGCCGGCAGCAAGGGAAGAGTCTGCTCAGCCCCACAG acgCCCTCGACTACTCGCTGCGGAGCCAGAGTGACCTGGACGATCAGCACGACTACGACAGCGTCGCCTCTGACGAGGACACGGACCAGGAGCTGCTGCGCAACGCCTCCCGCAACAACCGTGCCAGG agcatGGACTCCTCCGACCTGTCGGATGGCCCCATCACGCTGCAGGAGTACCTGGAGGTGAAGAAGGCTCTGGCTGCCTCTGAGgccaaggtgcagcagctgatGAAGGTGAACAACAGCCTGAGCGATGAGCTGCGCCGGCTGCAGCGCGAG ATCCACAAGCTGCAGGCAGAGAACACGCAGATCCGGCAGCAGACTGGTCCTGCACATCCAACCCCGGCCCCCAGCGAGCGGCCAGAGCACGGGCAccccccgggcacggccccccCGCACCGCCGGGACCGCCAGGCCTTCTCCATGTACGAGCCGGGCTCGGCGCTGAAACCCTTCGGGCAGCCAGTGGAGGAGCTGGTGACCCGGCTCCAGCCCTTCAGCCCCAGC gaggtggaggacgaggctCTGTACTCCATGCACATCCCAGCCAGCGTGTACCGG ATCCGGAAAGGTCCATCTGCCTCCTCGGTGCCCTTCCCTCCATCCTCCCCGCTGCTCTCCTGCCCGCCTGATGGTGCCCGACACATG aGCAAGCTGGACCGGCATGGGAGCGGCACTGACAGTGACTACGACAACACACAGGCTGGTGAGGTTCTGATCAG CATGGAGGGGAAGCGGTATGTGGAGCTGAGCAAGGATGAGGATTTCCCCCACGAGCTGGACCCGCTGGACGGGGAGCTGGACCCTggcctgcccagcacagaggaTGTCATCCTCAAAACTGAGCAGGTCACCAAGAacatccaggagctgctgcgggCAGCACAAGAGTCCAAGCATGATAG CTTTGTGCCCTGCTCAGAGAAGATCCACTCGGCTGTGACAGAGATGGCATCACTCTTCCCTAAG AAACCAGCACTGGAGACGGTGCGGAGCTCCCTGCGGCTGCTCAACGCCAGCGCCTACCGACTGCAGAGCGAGTGCCGCAAGACTGTGCCCCCTGAGCCCGGCGCCACCGTGGACTACCAGCTCCTCACCCAGCAGGTCATCCAGTGTGCCTACGACATCGCCAAGGCCGCCAAGCAGCTGGTCACCATCACCACGCGTGAGAAGAAGCAGTGA
- the GIT1 gene encoding ARF GTPase-activating protein GIT1 isoform X3 encodes MSRKAPRAEVCADCSAPDPGWASINRGVLICDECCSVHRSLGRHISIVKHLRHSPWPATLLQMVHTLASNGANSIWEHSLLDPAQVQSGRRKANPQDKVHPTKSEFIRAKYQMLAFVHKLPCRDDDGVTAKDLSKQLHSSVRTGNLETCLRLLSLGAQANFFHPEKGTTPLHVAAKAGQILQAELLVVYGADPGAPDVNGRTPIDYARQAAQHELAERLVECQYELTDRLAFYLCGRKPDHKNGHYIIPQMADSLDLSELAKAAKKKLQALSNRLFEELAMDVYDEVDRRENDAVWLTTQNHSTLVTERSAVPFLPVNPEYSATRNQGRQKLARFNAREFATLLIDILGEAKRRQQGKSLLSPTDALDYSLRSQSDLDDQHDYDSVASDEDTDQELLRNASRNNRARSMDSSDLSDGPITLQEYLEVKKALAASEAKVQQLMKVNNSLSDELRRLQREIHKLQAENTQIRQQTGPAHPTPAPSERPEHGHPPGTAPPHRRDRQAFSMYEPGSALKPFGQPVEELVTRLQPFSPSIRKGPSASSVPFPPSSPLLSCPPDGARHMSKLDRHGSGTDSDYDNTQAGEVLISMEGKRYVELSKDEDFPHELDPLDGELDPGLPSTEDVILKTEQVTKNIQELLRAAQESKHDSFVPCSEKIHSAVTEMASLFPKKPALETVRSSLRLLNASAYRLQSECRKTVPPEPGATVDYQLLTQQVIQCAYDIAKAAKQLVTITTREKKQ; translated from the exons ATGTCCCGGAAGGCGCCGCGGGCAGAGGTGTGCGCCGACTGCAGCGCCCCAG ACCCTGGCTGGGCGTCGATCAACCGCGGGGTGCTCATCTGcgacgagtgctgcagcgtgcaCCGCAGCCTGGGCCGCCACATCTCCATCGTCAAGCACCTGCGCCACAGCCCCTGGCCCGCCACCCTGCTccag ATGGTGCACACCTTGGCGAGCAACGGGGCCAACTCCATCTGGGAGCACTCGCTGCTGGATCCAGCGCAGGTGCAGAGCGGGCGCCGGAAGGCAAACCCCCAGGACAAAGTGCA CCCCACCAAGTCGGAGTTCATCCGTGCCAAGTACCAGATGCTGGCCTTCGTCCACAAGCTGCCCTGCCGGGATGATGACGGTGTCACTGCCAAGGACCTCAGCAAG CAATTGCACTCGAGCGTGCGGACGGGTAACCTGGAGACCTGCTTGCGCCTGCTCTCGCTGGGTGCCCAGGCCAACTTCTTCCACCCG GAGAAGGGCACCACACCGCTACACGTGGCCGCCAAGGCCGGGCAGatcctgcaggcagagctgctggtggtCTACGGTGCCGACCCTGGGGCGCCCGATGTGAACGGCCGGACGCCCATTGACTATGCCAG GCAGGCAGCCCAGCACGAGCTGGCGGAGCGGCTGGTGGAGTGCCAGTACGAGCTGACCGACCGGCTGGCCTTCTACCTCTGCGGCAGGAAGCCGG ACCACAAGAACGGGCACTACATCATCCCGCAGATGGCTGACAG CCTGGACCTCTCTGAACTGGCCAAGGCAGCCAAGAAGAAGCTGCAGGCG ctcagcaacCGGCTCTTCGAGGAGCTGGCCATGGACGTGTACGACGAGGTGGACCGTCGGGAGAACGACGCGG TGTGGCTGACGACGCAGAACCACAGCACGCTGGTGACAGAGCGCAGCGCCGTCCCCTTCCTCCCCGTCAACCCCGAGTACTCAGCCACGCGCAACCAG ggcCGGCAAAAACTGGCCAGGTTCAATGCTAGGGAGTTTGCCACTTTGCTCATCGACATCCTTGGGGAAGCCAAGCGCCGGCAGCAAGGGAAGAGTCTGCTCAGCCCCACAG acgCCCTCGACTACTCGCTGCGGAGCCAGAGTGACCTGGACGATCAGCACGACTACGACAGCGTCGCCTCTGACGAGGACACGGACCAGGAGCTGCTGCGCAACGCCTCCCGCAACAACCGTGCCAGG agcatGGACTCCTCCGACCTGTCGGATGGCCCCATCACGCTGCAGGAGTACCTGGAGGTGAAGAAGGCTCTGGCTGCCTCTGAGgccaaggtgcagcagctgatGAAGGTGAACAACAGCCTGAGCGATGAGCTGCGCCGGCTGCAGCGCGAG ATCCACAAGCTGCAGGCAGAGAACACGCAGATCCGGCAGCAGACTGGTCCTGCACATCCAACCCCGGCCCCCAGCGAGCGGCCAGAGCACGGGCAccccccgggcacggccccccCGCACCGCCGGGACCGCCAGGCCTTCTCCATGTACGAGCCGGGCTCGGCGCTGAAACCCTTCGGGCAGCCAGTGGAGGAGCTGGTGACCCGGCTCCAGCCCTTCAGCCCCAGC ATCCGGAAAGGTCCATCTGCCTCCTCGGTGCCCTTCCCTCCATCCTCCCCGCTGCTCTCCTGCCCGCCTGATGGTGCCCGACACATG aGCAAGCTGGACCGGCATGGGAGCGGCACTGACAGTGACTACGACAACACACAGGCTGGTGAGGTTCTGATCAG CATGGAGGGGAAGCGGTATGTGGAGCTGAGCAAGGATGAGGATTTCCCCCACGAGCTGGACCCGCTGGACGGGGAGCTGGACCCTggcctgcccagcacagaggaTGTCATCCTCAAAACTGAGCAGGTCACCAAGAacatccaggagctgctgcgggCAGCACAAGAGTCCAAGCATGATAG CTTTGTGCCCTGCTCAGAGAAGATCCACTCGGCTGTGACAGAGATGGCATCACTCTTCCCTAAG AAACCAGCACTGGAGACGGTGCGGAGCTCCCTGCGGCTGCTCAACGCCAGCGCCTACCGACTGCAGAGCGAGTGCCGCAAGACTGTGCCCCCTGAGCCCGGCGCCACCGTGGACTACCAGCTCCTCACCCAGCAGGTCATCCAGTGTGCCTACGACATCGCCAAGGCCGCCAAGCAGCTGGTCACCATCACCACGCGTGAGAAGAAGCAGTGA